A stretch of Polypterus senegalus isolate Bchr_013 chromosome 3, ASM1683550v1, whole genome shotgun sequence DNA encodes these proteins:
- the LOC120526677 gene encoding olfactory receptor class A-like protein 1 — protein sequence MNEHLNWLLYPWNFELMATSEIENAEEGIMDTTDTRQVFKATAFFILTTISIPANIFVFCAFLRTFVIEGKLMTADIILCHLAFVNLLVALTRSIPQTMAAFGYKNMLDDVGCKLTMFSFRIFRGLSISLTCLLSTYQAVLVSPATSRLAPLKSRIPQYLKHIIVILYVIYCVSNCNAPISAVASFPNNTIPPYTFNLQFCFVTFPNYIGFISGGLVNFFGDLLFIVLMAIMSGYILVLLYKHSKKVRGLRSSECNQSGARAEVKASRAVVTLVTLYCLFFGVDNIIYLYSLTVLRVAIFLSDIRVFFATLYTSVCPVVVIITNPKVKVKTKMKKQESLSQPTDITTSAV from the exons ATGAATGAGCATTTGAACTGGTTGCTTTATCCTTGGAACTTTGAACTGATGGCAACAAGTGAAATTGAGAATGCAGAGG AGGGCATCATGGACACAACAGATACAAGACAAGTCTTCAAAGCCACAGCCTTCTTCATCCTTACAACTATTAGCATTCCAGCGAACATCTTTGTCTTTTGTGCTTTCCTTCGGACCTTTGTGATAGAAGGCAAACTCATGACAGCTGATATCATTTTATGCCACTTAGCATTTGTTAATTTGTTAGTGGCACTGACACGCAGCATCCCACAGACAATGGCGGCATTTGGCTACAAGAACATGCTTGATGATGTCGGCTGTAAGTTGACTATGTTCTCCTTCCGAATCTTCCGAGGCCTCTCTATTAGTCTCACCTGTCTGCTTAGCACCTACCAGGCAGTGCTGGTCTCTCCAGCCACATCCAGACTCGCCCCTCTGAAGTCCAGAATCCCTCAGTATCTTAAACATATCATTGTTATCCTTTATGTTATATATTGTGTCTCTAATTGCAATGCTCCTATAAGTGCCGTAGCCTCTTTCCCCAATAACACCATCCCTCCTTACACTTTCAACCTTCAGTTCTGCTTTGTCACCTTTCCCAACTATATAGGCTTTATCTCTGGTGGTCTGGTAAATTTTTTCGGTGACCTCCTTTTTATAGTGTTGATGGCTATCATGAGTGGCTACATTCTTGTACTCCTCTACAAGCATAGCAAGAAAGTTAGGGGCCTGAGGAGTTCAGAGTGTAACCAGTCTGGAGCAAGAGCAGAGGTCAAGGCATCACGAGCTGTTGTCACCTTGGTCACCCTCTATTGTCTCTTCTTTGGAGTCGATAACATAATCTATCTCTATTCCTTGACTGTTCTGAGGGTTGCAATCTTTTTATCAGACATTCGAGTCTTCTTTGCTACTTTGTATACTTCAGTATGCCCAGTCGTGGTCATTATCACCAACCCAAAGGTCAAAGTCAAGACAAAGATGAAGAAGCAGGAGAGTCTAAGCCAACCCACAGACATAACCACGTCGGCTGTCTAA